The following are from one region of the Geoalkalibacter subterraneus genome:
- a CDS encoding HPr family phosphocarrier protein, giving the protein MINKEFIIKNKLGLHARAAAQLVQSCNRFRSEITVKKDAVEVNGKSIMGILMLAAAQGSRITLVIDGDDEQQAMETLGQLINDGFGEL; this is encoded by the coding sequence ATGATCAACAAGGAATTTATCATAAAAAATAAACTTGGATTACACGCTCGAGCTGCGGCTCAGCTGGTTCAATCCTGCAATCGTTTTCGTTCCGAGATTACCGTCAAAAAAGATGCCGTTGAGGTCAACGGCAAGAGCATCATGGGAATCCTGATGCTGGCGGCCGCTCAAGGCAGCCGCATTACTCTGGTGATCGACGGTGACGATGAACAGCAAGCGATGGAAACCCTGGGACAGTTGATCAATGACGGATTCGGAGAACTCTAA
- a CDS encoding PTS system mannose/fructose/sorbose family transporter subunit IID — protein sequence MTQPCTIKRVPRGTLLRVMLRAFLLQASWNFERMQNLGALYVIAPALRHLYRGEDLSAACARHLAYFNTHPYMASAVFGTTVALEETVAAGQQPPVGPAEFKEMVMIPFAAMGDALFWGGIRPLAAVVALFFAFKGSLWAPFVFLLCFNLPHLWTRVVGFRHGYGKGVRLVDVVQGRHFPDLAIRAKETTVVLLGGLGAYLTFMHMRQIQFSAAWGFLFPFLVVLLGWLARKGVSNLVLILVSTLTLIGLGLFL from the coding sequence ATGACGCAACCCTGTACCATTAAACGGGTTCCTCGCGGGACTCTTCTGCGGGTCATGCTGCGCGCCTTTTTGCTGCAGGCCAGCTGGAATTTCGAGCGCATGCAGAACCTTGGGGCGCTCTATGTCATTGCCCCCGCCCTGCGTCACCTTTACCGTGGCGAGGATCTGTCAGCGGCCTGCGCACGCCACCTGGCGTATTTCAACACGCACCCCTATATGGCGTCTGCGGTTTTCGGCACCACGGTTGCCCTGGAGGAGACTGTCGCTGCCGGACAACAGCCGCCGGTCGGCCCGGCTGAGTTCAAGGAGATGGTCATGATCCCCTTCGCTGCCATGGGAGACGCCCTGTTCTGGGGAGGGATCCGGCCGTTGGCGGCGGTCGTTGCCCTGTTTTTTGCGTTCAAAGGGTCATTGTGGGCGCCCTTTGTTTTTCTGCTGTGTTTCAACCTGCCCCATCTCTGGACCCGGGTCGTCGGTTTCCGGCATGGTTATGGCAAAGGTGTGCGGCTGGTGGACGTGGTTCAGGGTCGCCACTTTCCGGACTTGGCCATTCGCGCCAAAGAAACCACCGTGGTTTTGCTGGGGGGGCTTGGCGCTTACCTGACTTTCATGCATATGAGGCAGATTCAGTTTTCCGCGGCATGGGGATTTCTTTTCCCCTTTCTGGTTGTCCTTCTGGGCTGGCTTGCGAGGAAGGGAGTTTCGAATCTGGTGCTGATTCTGGTGAGCACTCTGACTTTGATCGGCCTCGGCCTTTTTTTGTGA
- a CDS encoding PTS sugar transporter subunit IIC, with product MPWSEFFTGSLIAVVLGLDRTAAFQLMISRPIVAGPLTGFVLGDAWVGLQIGALVELLWLGRLPVGAAIPPDDTQVTVAATVLSVAAASRFDGSPTAWALFCLLTAMPFGKVGQMFDRYVRERNADLLRRVEKGVAAGQTHAIEKWHLLGLVHFALASFLAYAGIVVPGWIVIYLIGLDLLDTVTQMKGWLLLAFPLVGTATILAAINVSRAVTLFSASFVTAFLLMWLILP from the coding sequence ATGCCTTGGAGCGAATTTTTCACTGGGTCGCTGATTGCCGTTGTCCTCGGCCTTGATCGGACCGCGGCTTTTCAGCTTATGATTTCCCGCCCCATCGTCGCGGGCCCGTTGACCGGGTTTGTTCTCGGCGATGCATGGGTCGGTCTGCAGATCGGCGCCCTGGTCGAGCTGTTATGGCTGGGGAGACTTCCGGTTGGTGCCGCAATCCCGCCCGATGACACCCAGGTGACGGTGGCTGCGACGGTGCTCTCGGTTGCCGCCGCTTCCCGGTTTGATGGATCGCCCACCGCCTGGGCGCTTTTCTGCCTGTTGACGGCGATGCCCTTCGGTAAGGTGGGACAGATGTTCGATCGCTATGTGCGGGAGCGCAATGCCGATCTGCTGCGCCGTGTTGAAAAAGGGGTTGCCGCCGGACAGACGCATGCCATTGAAAAATGGCACTTGCTCGGTCTTGTCCATTTTGCCCTGGCGAGCTTTCTTGCATATGCAGGGATCGTTGTGCCGGGGTGGATCGTTATTTATCTGATCGGTCTCGATCTACTCGATACGGTGACACAGATGAAGGGATGGCTGCTGCTGGCATTTCCACTGGTGGGAACGGCAACAATTCTTGCCGCCATCAATGTCAGCCGTGCTGTGACGCTCTTCAGCGCTTCCTTTGTCACGGCTTTCCTTTTGATGTGGTTGATTCTGCCCTGA
- a CDS encoding PTS system mannose/fructose/N-acetylgalactosamine-transporter subunit IIB yields MSIVLARVDNRLVHGQVLEAWVPHTHATCILVANDELASSAIRRMMVEASVPRSLKVVVGTVDEISRDLSSSTRFSSYRILLLFASSSDALRAHRQGVPFTQLNLGNMHKGKETVAFSCTIHLDREDIENLRQLEREGVEIVSRCVPADRGQNWRKLIRNIPD; encoded by the coding sequence ATGAGCATCGTTCTGGCGCGTGTCGATAATCGCCTGGTTCACGGCCAGGTCCTTGAAGCCTGGGTGCCCCACACTCACGCAACCTGCATCCTGGTGGCAAACGATGAACTGGCTTCTTCCGCGATCAGGCGCATGATGGTGGAGGCTTCCGTGCCGCGGTCCCTCAAAGTGGTGGTCGGCACGGTGGATGAGATCAGTCGGGACCTGTCCAGCAGCACTCGGTTTTCCTCTTATCGCATTCTTCTGCTTTTTGCTTCCTCCTCGGACGCATTGCGTGCTCACCGGCAGGGGGTGCCCTTTACGCAACTCAATCTCGGCAATATGCACAAGGGAAAAGAGACGGTTGCTTTTTCCTGCACCATTCATCTGGACCGTGAAGACATTGAAAACCTTCGCCAGCTTGAGCGCGAGGGGGTGGAAATTGTCTCGCGGTGCGTGCCTGCGGATCGAGGACAGAACTGGAGAAAGCTGATCCGTAACATACCGGATTGA
- a CDS encoding PTS sugar transporter subunit IIA, whose amino-acid sequence MIGLVIASHAGLALEMLRATEMIVGPIEEAEAVCIQREDSVEDARSALAAAIEAVRVDGEGVLIMTDLFGGTPANLAISFLEPGQIEVLTGVNLPMVLKFFNSREDLDVSQLAAMLKAYGQQSMALASDFLDR is encoded by the coding sequence ATGATTGGACTGGTGATCGCCAGCCATGCGGGATTAGCGCTGGAAATGCTGAGGGCGACCGAGATGATCGTCGGCCCCATCGAAGAGGCTGAAGCGGTCTGTATTCAGCGAGAGGACAGTGTTGAGGATGCGAGGTCGGCTCTTGCCGCCGCCATCGAAGCGGTGCGTGTTGATGGCGAAGGGGTTCTGATTATGACAGACCTGTTCGGCGGGACTCCTGCCAATCTGGCGATCTCTTTTTTGGAGCCGGGACAGATTGAAGTTCTCACCGGGGTCAACCTCCCGATGGTGTTGAAATTTTTCAATAGTCGTGAAGACCTGGACGTATCGCAGCTTGCAGCAATGCTCAAGGCTTATGGGCAGCAAAGCATGGCCCTGGCCAGTGATTTTCTTGATCGCTGA
- the rapZ gene encoding RNase adapter RapZ produces the protein MTDKRVLIITGLSGSGKSSAASVLEDEGFFVVDNLPLAMLPRFLELTEQGVRFTPKVAVVIDIRNRDFLADYESTLNAVRQAGHPLEILFFEASDPVLIRRYSETRRRHPLARQEGVLEGITRERELMAGFKRLATKVFDTSALTVHQLRDQVQQSVLGADGPLPLMVKVQSFGFRYGIPVESDLVFDVRFLPNPHFIEALRPQTGLNPGVRDYVLQQEAATEFLVKLRDMLGFLLPHYRREGKSYLTISIGCTGGRHRSVSIAEVLRPFLAGQGFVVEVGHRDIEKR, from the coding sequence ATGACAGATAAAAGGGTCTTGATTATCACCGGCCTGTCGGGTTCCGGCAAGTCCAGTGCCGCCAGTGTGCTGGAGGATGAGGGCTTTTTCGTGGTCGACAATCTACCGTTGGCCATGTTGCCCCGCTTTCTTGAGCTGACGGAACAGGGGGTGCGGTTCACCCCGAAAGTGGCGGTGGTGATCGACATTCGCAACCGGGACTTTCTCGCGGACTACGAATCGACCCTGAATGCGGTCCGACAGGCGGGTCATCCGCTGGAAATTCTATTCTTTGAAGCATCCGATCCGGTTTTGATCCGGCGTTACTCAGAGACCCGTCGCCGCCATCCGCTGGCCCGTCAGGAAGGCGTACTCGAAGGAATAACCCGGGAACGTGAACTGATGGCGGGGTTCAAGCGTCTCGCAACGAAGGTGTTCGATACCTCCGCCTTGACCGTTCATCAACTGCGTGACCAGGTTCAACAGTCTGTCCTCGGCGCTGACGGGCCTCTACCGCTGATGGTCAAGGTTCAGTCCTTCGGCTTTCGTTACGGGATTCCGGTCGAATCGGACCTTGTCTTTGATGTCAGGTTTCTTCCCAACCCCCATTTTATCGAAGCCCTGCGCCCGCAGACGGGCTTGAATCCGGGCGTGCGGGATTACGTCCTGCAGCAGGAGGCGGCCACGGAATTTCTGGTGAAGCTGCGTGACATGCTCGGGTTTCTTCTCCCTCATTATCGCCGGGAGGGGAAAAGCTACCTGACCATTTCCATCGGCTGCACTGGCGGACGACATCGCAGCGTCTCTATTGCCGAGGTGTTACGCCCTTTCCTTGCGGGGCAGGGGTTTGTGGTTGAGGTCGGCCATCGCGACATCGAGAAGAGGTGA
- the hprK gene encoding HPr(Ser) kinase/phosphatase gives MAELSIKELLGEEEAGLDLELLAGEVGLEKRVSMPRIQKPGLALAGYTTNLHPDRIQVLGSTELTYLAQLSPEKAGRNIANICALDVCCFIITKGQDPPETLIKEAAQRGIPLLRTHHQSSIFISLITKFLEERLLPSTITHGVLVDVLGVGVLLMGKSGIGKSECALDLILRGHRLVADDVVKVRSKLPAVLFGEGIDLLHYHMEIRGLGIINIKHLFGVAAIRERKKIDLVIELVEWEADCEYDRLGLEEETLTLLNIPIPLQRVPVRPGRNITTIVEVAARNQLLKEMGYHSAREFQDRLEQRMAETARLHSHTIIGDNLE, from the coding sequence ATGGCTGAACTCAGCATTAAAGAACTTCTCGGCGAAGAGGAAGCCGGTCTTGATCTTGAACTCCTGGCTGGAGAGGTCGGTTTGGAGAAGCGCGTCAGTATGCCGCGGATCCAGAAACCGGGGCTGGCTCTGGCCGGCTATACCACCAATCTTCACCCTGACCGCATCCAGGTTCTGGGGTCGACCGAATTGACCTACCTTGCCCAGCTTTCACCGGAAAAAGCCGGGCGAAACATCGCCAATATCTGTGCCCTTGATGTCTGTTGTTTCATCATTACCAAAGGACAGGACCCCCCTGAAACATTGATCAAGGAGGCGGCACAGCGTGGCATCCCGCTTCTGCGCACTCACCATCAAAGTTCCATTTTCATCTCCCTGATTACAAAATTTCTGGAAGAACGGTTGCTCCCCTCCACCATTACGCATGGCGTTCTGGTTGATGTGCTGGGTGTGGGCGTTCTGCTCATGGGCAAAAGTGGGATCGGCAAAAGTGAATGTGCGCTTGACCTGATTCTGCGCGGGCACCGGTTGGTGGCCGACGATGTTGTCAAAGTCAGATCGAAACTGCCCGCCGTTCTGTTCGGCGAGGGGATCGATCTGCTCCATTATCATATGGAGATCAGGGGGCTGGGAATTATCAACATCAAGCATCTGTTCGGGGTCGCCGCCATCCGCGAACGTAAAAAGATCGATCTGGTGATTGAACTGGTTGAGTGGGAGGCGGATTGCGAGTATGACCGGCTCGGCCTCGAAGAAGAAACGCTGACTCTGCTCAATATCCCGATTCCCCTGCAGCGTGTTCCGGTCAGACCGGGGCGCAACATTACCACGATTGTCGAGGTCGCGGCCCGCAACCAGCTTCTCAAGGAGATGGGATATCACAGCGCGCGCGAGTTTCAGGATCGCCTCGAACAGCGAATGGCCGAGACAGCACGTCTTCACTCCCACACGATCATTGGGGATAACCTGGAATGA
- a CDS encoding PTS sugar transporter subunit IIA, with protein sequence MKISDILQPGAIVADLRADDKPKVLETLTDALLSVEKGIDRDEVIRVLKERERLGSTGIGDGVAIPHGKLKKIDHLMLSFGRSRGGVDFDSMDGRPAHLFFLLIAPEDSVGVHLKTLARISKLLKNIPAREKLMGAESTEEIHRIIADEEQNL encoded by the coding sequence ATGAAAATTTCCGATATATTGCAACCCGGGGCGATCGTTGCCGACCTGCGGGCCGATGATAAGCCCAAAGTTCTGGAAACCTTGACCGATGCGCTGCTGTCGGTTGAAAAAGGGATCGATCGCGATGAGGTCATCCGCGTCCTGAAAGAGCGCGAACGGTTGGGGAGTACCGGAATCGGGGACGGCGTTGCCATCCCCCATGGCAAACTCAAGAAAATCGATCATCTCATGCTGTCCTTCGGACGCAGTCGGGGCGGTGTGGATTTTGATTCCATGGACGGGCGTCCGGCGCATCTCTTCTTTCTGCTGATTGCCCCTGAAGACTCCGTCGGCGTTCACCTCAAAACACTTGCCCGCATTTCCAAACTGCTCAAAAATATTCCAGCCCGGGAGAAGTTGATGGGGGCGGAGAGCACTGAGGAAATTCATCGTATCATTGCCGATGAAGAGCAAAACCTGTGA
- the hpf gene encoding ribosome hibernation-promoting factor, HPF/YfiA family — MQIAVTFRHMETSDPLRDYAEEKLERVKKYIEEPIDAQVVMSVEKKIRHRAEVSLVAKGVTIKGSEETNDMYAAIDAVVDKIERQLKRYKEKLKNHKPSSGRERQIRKSIFAAESFEESGKEPVIVRSHSFPVKPMSVEEAVMQMDLMHKDFLVFTDDESEDINVVYRRKDGNYGLIIPQAS; from the coding sequence ATGCAGATTGCCGTGACGTTCAGACACATGGAAACCAGCGATCCTCTGCGCGATTACGCGGAAGAAAAACTCGAACGTGTCAAGAAGTACATCGAGGAGCCCATCGATGCACAGGTTGTCATGAGTGTCGAGAAGAAAATCCGCCACCGTGCCGAAGTATCCCTGGTCGCTAAAGGTGTGACGATTAAGGGCAGTGAAGAAACCAATGACATGTATGCGGCCATTGACGCGGTCGTAGACAAAATCGAGCGGCAATTGAAGCGTTATAAGGAAAAGCTCAAGAATCACAAGCCTTCTTCCGGGCGTGAGCGCCAGATCCGGAAATCGATTTTTGCAGCCGAAAGCTTTGAAGAGAGCGGCAAGGAGCCGGTCATCGTGCGCAGCCACAGCTTCCCGGTGAAGCCTATGTCCGTTGAAGAGGCGGTCATGCAGATGGACCTGATGCATAAGGATTTTCTGGTATTCACCGATGACGAATCAGAAGACATCAATGTTGTCTATCGCCGCAAAGATGGTAATTACGGCCTGATTATTCCTCAGGCATCTTGA
- the rpoN gene encoding RNA polymerase factor sigma-54, whose translation MALEIRQQLKLSQQLVMTPQLQQAIKLLQLSRMELLDVVQQELEENPILDEGQEEEAEQEAAEAKEAVDGASEAGTEADQESATEIKGDGEGVNDIDWQTYLEGYNLGGSVADSYEDDEDRPSYENLLTKKSTLTDHLMWQLNLSRVDDRIRAVATEVIGNLDEDGFFKATLEEVAEACDCDLETAQKALELVQEFDPPGIATPDLQQCLLRQAESLDMGDSIVGIILRDHIHELENRKYPAIAKALGVSLDEVFEAARIISNLDPRPGRQYNQEDVQYITADIFVYKIGDEFVVVLNDEGLPNLRINSFYRNAMTNDSLVDEKAGEYIQEKLRSAVWLIKSIHQRQRTIYKVTKSIVKFQREFFEKGIDYLKPLVLRDVAEDIEMHESTISRVTTNKYVQTPQGLFELKYFFNSGIHTTGGGSIASESVKSRIKEIVAGENPKKPYSDQKIVDLLKKDNINIARRTVTKYREMLGIGSSTERKRLF comes from the coding sequence ATGGCCCTTGAAATACGCCAACAATTAAAACTGAGCCAGCAATTGGTGATGACACCCCAATTGCAGCAAGCCATCAAGCTTCTGCAACTCTCACGCATGGAGTTGCTCGACGTGGTGCAGCAGGAGCTGGAGGAAAACCCTATCCTCGATGAAGGGCAGGAGGAAGAGGCGGAGCAGGAAGCCGCAGAGGCGAAGGAAGCTGTTGATGGGGCGAGTGAGGCCGGCACAGAAGCTGATCAGGAATCGGCCACGGAAATCAAAGGTGACGGTGAAGGCGTCAACGACATTGACTGGCAGACATATCTTGAGGGGTACAATCTCGGTGGGTCCGTTGCCGATAGTTATGAAGATGATGAGGACCGCCCTTCCTACGAGAATCTGCTGACCAAAAAATCCACCCTGACCGATCACCTGATGTGGCAGCTCAACCTCTCCCGGGTTGATGACCGGATCCGCGCAGTCGCGACGGAAGTTATCGGCAATCTCGATGAGGACGGTTTTTTCAAGGCCACCCTGGAGGAGGTCGCCGAGGCGTGCGACTGCGACCTTGAGACCGCACAAAAAGCCCTGGAGCTGGTACAGGAGTTTGATCCTCCCGGCATCGCAACCCCCGATCTACAGCAGTGCCTGTTGCGTCAGGCCGAAAGCCTTGATATGGGGGACTCCATCGTCGGAATCATTCTGCGTGATCATATCCACGAACTGGAGAACCGCAAATACCCTGCTATTGCCAAAGCTCTGGGGGTCAGCCTCGATGAGGTTTTTGAAGCTGCACGGATCATCTCCAATCTCGATCCGCGTCCCGGGCGACAGTATAACCAGGAAGATGTGCAGTACATTACTGCCGATATCTTCGTATATAAAATCGGCGATGAATTCGTGGTCGTCCTTAACGATGAAGGCTTGCCCAACCTGCGCATCAATTCCTTCTATCGCAATGCAATGACCAACGACTCTCTGGTCGATGAAAAAGCCGGCGAATACATTCAGGAGAAGTTGCGCAGCGCCGTCTGGCTGATCAAAAGCATCCACCAGCGGCAGCGGACGATCTACAAAGTGACCAAGAGCATTGTCAAGTTTCAGCGTGAATTTTTTGAAAAAGGGATCGATTATCTCAAACCGCTGGTCCTGCGTGACGTCGCTGAAGACATTGAGATGCACGAATCGACCATAAGCCGTGTGACGACCAACAAGTATGTTCAAACCCCGCAGGGGCTTTTTGAACTTAAATATTTTTTCAACAGTGGGATTCATACTACGGGAGGCGGCTCCATTGCGTCGGAAAGCGTCAAGAGCCGCATCAAGGAAATCGTCGCCGGAGAAAACCCCAAAAAGCCCTACTCAGATCAGAAAATTGTCGATCTGCTCAAAAAAGACAACATCAATATAGCTCGACGAACGGTGACCAAATACCGCGAGATGCTCGGCATCGGTTCTTCCACCGAGCGTAAACGTCTCTTTTAG
- the lptB gene encoding LPS export ABC transporter ATP-binding protein, with product MAHRLEAKGLCKSYRGRQVVRSVDLSVESGQVVGLLGPNGAGKTTSFYMVVGLTRPDQGKVFLDDKDITQWPMYLRARAGISYLPQEASIFRKMTVEDNLLAILETLGLPLRKRRQRCDQLLEDFGVTHIARSYGYALSGGERRRVEIARALVLEPSFILLDEPFAGIDPIAVLDIQKTIAQLVHRKIGVLISDHNVRETLGVCDCAYILSEGRILEFGSPQQIADSPLARQVYLGEKFAL from the coding sequence ATGGCGCACCGGCTCGAAGCGAAGGGGTTGTGTAAATCCTATCGTGGGCGTCAGGTGGTGCGTAGCGTCGACCTCTCTGTCGAATCGGGTCAGGTTGTGGGCCTCCTTGGTCCCAACGGCGCGGGAAAGACCACCTCGTTTTACATGGTTGTGGGGTTAACCCGTCCCGATCAGGGAAAGGTCTTTCTTGACGATAAGGATATCACGCAGTGGCCCATGTATCTGAGAGCCCGGGCCGGCATATCCTACCTGCCGCAGGAAGCCTCCATTTTCCGCAAGATGACGGTGGAGGACAACCTGCTGGCCATTCTTGAGACCCTCGGTTTGCCTCTGCGGAAAAGGCGACAGCGCTGCGATCAGTTATTGGAGGATTTTGGCGTTACCCACATCGCGCGTTCCTATGGATATGCCCTCTCCGGTGGAGAAAGGCGGCGCGTTGAAATTGCCCGCGCGCTGGTGCTGGAGCCCTCTTTTATCCTGCTTGATGAACCTTTTGCCGGCATCGACCCTATTGCGGTTCTCGACATTCAAAAAACAATCGCCCAGCTGGTGCACCGCAAAATCGGGGTTCTGATCTCCGATCACAATGTCCGAGAGACACTGGGAGTTTGTGACTGTGCCTACATCCTGAGTGAAGGGCGCATCCTCGAGTTTGGTTCTCCGCAGCAGATTGCCGACAGCCCTCTGGCGCGCCAGGTTTACCTGGGTGAGAAATTCGCCCTCTAG
- the lptA gene encoding lipopolysaccharide transport periplasmic protein LptA — translation MIRLCLVFLVALCGAPVWVHGAEPLGFSDKEPVKVTSESMEALSDPRRIFFTGDAVARQGDLTIEADQLRIFFDQNSEVIERIEAEGGVRIEQGNRVATGEHGVMHQQQAIIVLTGSPRITEGDDFVEGDEITVFLNENRSTVRGEGSSRVRAIFHPKDEKDGTQ, via the coding sequence ATGATTCGTCTGTGTCTGGTTTTTCTGGTCGCTCTTTGCGGGGCTCCTGTTTGGGTGCATGGAGCCGAGCCCCTCGGTTTTTCCGATAAAGAGCCTGTTAAAGTCACTTCCGAGAGCATGGAGGCTCTGAGCGATCCGCGGCGCATTTTCTTTACCGGCGATGCTGTCGCCCGGCAGGGAGATCTGACCATCGAGGCTGATCAGCTGCGGATTTTTTTCGATCAGAATTCAGAGGTTATTGAGCGCATCGAAGCGGAAGGCGGCGTGCGGATCGAGCAGGGTAATCGTGTTGCGACAGGTGAACACGGTGTGATGCATCAGCAGCAGGCCATTATTGTGTTGACCGGATCGCCCCGCATAACCGAAGGGGATGATTTCGTCGAGGGGGATGAAATCACGGTCTTTCTCAATGAAAATCGCAGTACTGTACGGGGGGAGGGCTCTTCCCGGGTTCGCGCAATCTTTCACCCCAAGGATGAGAAGGACGGTACGCAATAA
- the lptC gene encoding LPS export ABC transporter periplasmic protein LptC, with the protein MIKKIQSRHWPAILLVAVILILAVVVVLNFQARTPAPENADEEVVADLSLGQFEYTETRKGQKQWTIVADSAGYHKDQARTRIANPRVIFFNEEGESGNIFLSARHGEVNTETRELEVWDDVRVESASGYTLTGERLFYDDARRLITSEDPVRILFDGFDVAGRGLRLNVDNRVLEIPQEVEAHIDGRLMGRQAE; encoded by the coding sequence ATGATTAAAAAAATCCAAAGTCGACATTGGCCCGCAATTCTTCTGGTTGCGGTTATCTTGATTCTTGCGGTCGTAGTTGTTCTGAATTTTCAGGCCAGAACGCCCGCTCCCGAAAATGCAGACGAGGAAGTGGTTGCTGATCTTTCCCTTGGGCAGTTCGAGTACACCGAAACCCGCAAGGGACAAAAACAGTGGACCATCGTGGCTGATTCAGCCGGCTACCACAAAGATCAGGCCCGCACACGGATCGCCAATCCACGCGTGATCTTTTTCAACGAGGAAGGCGAATCCGGCAATATCTTCCTGTCCGCCCGTCATGGTGAAGTCAATACTGAGACACGGGAGCTTGAAGTCTGGGATGATGTGCGGGTGGAGAGTGCCTCAGGCTATACATTGACAGGCGAACGTCTGTTTTATGATGACGCCCGGCGCCTTATCACTTCTGAAGATCCGGTCAGGATTCTTTTTGATGGTTTTGATGTGGCCGGACGTGGTTTACGTCTGAACGTAGACAACCGCGTTCTGGAGATTCCGCAGGAAGTTGAAGCTCATATCGATGGACGGTTGATGGGAAGGCAAGCTGAATGA
- a CDS encoding KdsC family phosphatase, producing the protein MQARCRQIRLLLLDVDGVMTDGRIIYDNNGLESKTFNVKDGHGLKLLQRAGVRVGIITGRQSQVVRHRADELGIEIVHQGAKNKIVSYREVLSQLGLDDSEVAYIGDDLVDLPILRRVGFAVAVGDAVEEIRPFVHYVTRAEGGRGAVREVCDLILKNSNRWDDVTKRYFTDSAEE; encoded by the coding sequence ATGCAGGCGCGCTGCCGTCAAATCCGACTTCTGCTTCTCGATGTCGACGGTGTGATGACCGACGGGAGAATCATCTATGATAATAACGGGCTTGAGAGCAAGACCTTCAATGTAAAAGACGGTCACGGTCTTAAGCTTCTGCAGCGTGCAGGGGTTCGGGTCGGCATCATTACCGGTCGCCAGTCCCAGGTGGTTCGTCACCGTGCCGACGAACTTGGGATCGAGATCGTGCACCAGGGAGCCAAAAACAAAATCGTTTCCTATCGTGAGGTTCTGTCTCAGTTGGGCCTTGACGACAGCGAAGTGGCTTATATCGGTGATGATCTGGTTGATCTTCCCATTCTGCGGCGGGTCGGGTTTGCTGTGGCCGTTGGTGACGCGGTGGAGGAGATCAGGCCCTTTGTTCACTATGTCACACGCGCTGAGGGCGGAAGAGGTGCCGTGCGGGAGGTTTGCGACCTGATCCTGAAGAATTCAAATCGCTGGGATGATGTGACGAAGCGATATTTCACCGATTCCGCCGAGGAATAA
- a CDS encoding KpsF/GutQ family sugar-phosphate isomerase has translation MIETAKNVLQVEADAILALSDRLDHRFEKAVEMILACRGRVVITGMGKSGLICQKVAATMASTGTPALFLHPAEGIHGDLGMLMKGDVVIAVSNSGETEEITRILPVIKRMGLPLIAMTGNVGSALGRAGDVTLDISVKEEACPLGLAPTASTTATLALGDAMAVALLVQRGFRAEDFALFHPGGSLGKKLLLRVEDMMHAGDDVPLVGEQTLLKEALFEITSKKLGVTGVVDENGGLVGVFTDGDLRRCIESGFDILNQPISSIMSRNPKRILRGNLAAKALQRMEQHSITSLFVFEDDQSPVPVGIIHIHDLLKAGVA, from the coding sequence ATGATTGAAACAGCGAAAAACGTACTGCAGGTTGAAGCCGATGCGATTCTTGCGCTGAGTGACCGTCTCGATCACCGCTTCGAAAAGGCGGTGGAGATGATTCTGGCGTGCCGCGGTCGGGTGGTCATCACCGGCATGGGCAAATCGGGGCTGATCTGTCAAAAGGTGGCAGCAACCATGGCATCCACCGGCACGCCTGCGCTCTTTTTACATCCGGCAGAGGGCATTCACGGGGATCTCGGCATGCTGATGAAGGGCGATGTCGTGATTGCTGTTTCCAACTCCGGTGAAACTGAAGAAATTACGCGGATTCTTCCCGTTATCAAACGGATGGGACTGCCCCTGATTGCAATGACCGGTAATGTGGGCAGCGCCCTGGGGCGGGCGGGTGATGTGACTCTCGATATTTCGGTCAAGGAAGAGGCCTGCCCTCTGGGCCTTGCCCCCACCGCCAGCACCACGGCCACTCTGGCTCTGGGTGACGCCATGGCGGTGGCTTTGCTGGTGCAGCGCGGCTTTCGCGCAGAGGATTTTGCACTATTTCACCCTGGAGGCTCCCTGGGTAAAAAGCTCCTGCTGCGCGTTGAAGACATGATGCATGCCGGCGATGATGTGCCGCTGGTTGGCGAACAGACGCTGCTCAAGGAAGCCCTGTTTGAAATTACCAGTAAAAAGCTCGGTGTGACCGGGGTGGTGGATGAAAACGGAGGGCTTGTCGGTGTTTTTACCGACGGGGATCTGCGCCGCTGCATCGAAAGCGGTTTTGACATCCTGAATCAGCCCATCAGTTCGATTATGTCTCGCAACCCCAAACGGATCCTGCGCGGCAACCTTGCGGCCAAAGCGCTGCAACGCATGGAGCAGCACAGCATTACTTCTCTTTTTGTTTTTGAGGATGATCAGAGCCCGGTTCCCGTGGGTATCATTCATATCCATGATCTGCTCAAGGCGGGGGTGGCATGA